In Flavobacterium sp. CS20, a single window of DNA contains:
- the mbhE gene encoding hydrogen gas-evolving membrane-bound hydrogenase subunit E, whose protein sequence is MGITGFSFCLLYLFYSAPDLAMTQFSVDTLTVILFVLVLYKLPKYLKFSKNYLRVEHGILSAIFGGMITFLILKVISEPKNSEISNFYAENSYVLAKGKNVVNVILVDFRGSDTLIEITVLIVAAIGVFGLTKLRLKSRDKK, encoded by the coding sequence ATGGGAATTACGGGGTTTTCTTTTTGTCTGCTCTACTTGTTTTACAGTGCACCAGATTTGGCGATGACACAATTTTCAGTAGATACCTTAACAGTTATTTTATTTGTTTTGGTGTTGTATAAACTTCCTAAGTATCTTAAATTTTCAAAAAATTATTTGCGTGTTGAGCATGGTATCTTATCCGCCATTTTTGGAGGGATGATTACGTTTTTGATTTTAAAAGTAATCAGTGAGCCTAAAAATTCAGAAATCAGTAATTTTTATGCTGAGAATTCTTATGTTTTAGCTAAAGGAAAAAACGTTGTAAATGTTATATTAGTTGATTTTAGAGGCAGTGATACTTTGATAGAAATCACCGTTCTAATTGTAGCGGCTATTGGTGTTTTTGGATTAACAAAATTAAGATTAAAAAGTCGTGACAAAAAATAG
- a CDS encoding Na+/H+ antiporter subunit B gives MKTLILKTASDILLPVLLLFSVFILLRGHYLPGGGFVGGLIVAIAFVLDAFANGLKNTRKIIRIHPGFLMPLGLLISFLSATSPVIFQDLPIMTGLWASGHIPVIGKIGSALFFDTGVYFVVVGVSLTIIFTISENA, from the coding sequence ATGAAAACACTTATACTTAAAACAGCTTCAGATATACTTTTACCCGTATTATTATTGTTTTCGGTTTTCATTTTACTTCGCGGGCATTATTTACCTGGTGGTGGTTTTGTTGGTGGTTTAATTGTCGCCATTGCGTTTGTTTTAGATGCTTTTGCAAATGGACTTAAAAACACGCGTAAAATAATAAGAATCCACCCAGGATTTCTGATGCCTTTAGGCTTATTGATTTCCTTTTTAAGTGCGACTTCGCCAGTTATTTTTCAGGATTTACCTATAATGACTGGTCTTTGGGCTTCTGGACATATTCCTGTCATCGGTAAAATAGGCTCTGCTCTATTTTTTGACACAGGCGTATATTTTGTTGTTGTAGGTGTCTCGCTTACGATTATATTCACCATATCTGAAAATGCTTAA
- a CDS encoding Na+/H+ antiporter subunit C, which yields MEILLAIMTGVLYAAGTYMILRRSIVKLIIGVILFGNGVNLLIFLLGRITKGKPPIIAPELKHFADLYADPIPQALILTSIVISFGLQAFAIILVKRAYKVLKTDDLDMLNTLDEDS from the coding sequence ATGGAAATACTATTAGCCATAATGACTGGAGTGCTTTACGCCGCTGGCACTTATATGATTTTGAGACGAAGTATTGTCAAACTCATCATTGGTGTCATACTTTTTGGCAATGGCGTAAATTTATTGATATTTCTTTTGGGTAGAATTACCAAAGGGAAACCACCTATAATTGCACCAGAATTAAAACATTTTGCCGATTTATATGCAGACCCTATTCCACAAGCTTTAATATTAACTTCAATTGTGATCAGTTTTGGCTTACAGGCTTTTGCGATTATTTTGGTTAAACGAGCCTATAAAGTTTTAAAAACCGATGACCTTGACATGCTAAACACCTTAGACGAAGATTCATGA
- a CDS encoding proton-conducting transporter membrane subunit yields MSENIITYPLLVHLFFSIVLMFFWSKVKVQKIVTIIGNFIAFGVAIAVFVFTWQNGTHVVNAGNWDAPYGIVFVGDMLSATLILLTAIAGLTVSIFSTVSIINARLRFGFFSVYHFLLLGLNGAFLTGDLFNLYVWFEIIIISSFVLISIGGEKNQLEGAVKYFTLNFFGSLIFLTGLGVIYGLVGTLNMADIAVKIQSVNNQIIVDVCAILFLTAFAIKSAVFPLNFWLPASYHTPPSAVSAIFAGLLTKVGVYALIRMMTLIFPHDPFLMNLLMVLAVLTILSGAFGAIIQNNIRKVFSFLIICHIGFMIGGLGIFNVMALTGVIFYLIHDIIVKTNLFMIGGLIYRLKATTNMKKIGGLYKSYPKLSLLMIIVLFSLVGVPPLSGFWLKISLFLSSYNTGNYWYLGALILGSLITLLVVAKIWAEAFWKNQPEFKASKRFIFFDKLYPIQKWQFVMPIVILAIFSLYIGFGAEHIQALSERIAEDLYNSQNYIDAVLKP; encoded by the coding sequence ATGAGCGAAAACATCATAACATATCCACTATTAGTTCATTTGTTTTTTAGCATCGTGCTGATGTTTTTTTGGAGCAAAGTGAAAGTTCAAAAAATAGTAACTATCATTGGAAATTTTATAGCTTTTGGTGTGGCTATAGCAGTATTTGTTTTTACATGGCAAAACGGCACTCACGTGGTTAATGCTGGAAATTGGGATGCCCCTTATGGTATCGTTTTTGTTGGCGATATGCTGTCTGCAACATTAATTTTGCTTACAGCTATTGCAGGTTTAACGGTTTCTATTTTTTCAACAGTTTCTATCATCAATGCCAGATTGAGATTTGGTTTTTTCAGTGTTTATCACTTTTTGCTTCTCGGTTTAAATGGTGCATTTTTAACAGGTGATCTGTTTAACCTTTATGTGTGGTTTGAAATTATCATTATCAGCTCATTTGTTTTAATCAGTATTGGTGGCGAAAAAAATCAATTAGAAGGTGCCGTAAAATATTTTACACTCAACTTTTTTGGGTCGCTTATCTTTTTAACAGGTCTAGGCGTGATATATGGACTTGTAGGCACTTTAAATATGGCCGATATTGCTGTAAAAATACAAAGCGTAAATAATCAAATTATAGTAGATGTCTGTGCTATTTTATTTTTAACAGCTTTTGCTATAAAATCTGCAGTTTTCCCGCTTAACTTTTGGTTGCCAGCATCTTATCATACGCCACCATCTGCTGTGTCTGCTATTTTTGCTGGACTTTTGACTAAAGTTGGGGTTTATGCTTTGATACGGATGATGACGTTGATTTTTCCACACGATCCTTTTTTGATGAACCTTTTGATGGTACTTGCTGTATTGACCATTTTAAGTGGTGCATTTGGTGCTATTATCCAAAATAATATCAGAAAAGTGTTTTCATTTCTTATCATTTGCCATATCGGTTTTATGATTGGTGGATTAGGCATTTTTAATGTCATGGCTTTAACGGGTGTAATTTTTTATCTCATTCACGACATTATAGTAAAAACCAATTTATTTATGATAGGTGGACTAATATATCGTCTTAAAGCTACCACAAATATGAAAAAGATTGGCGGTTTGTATAAAAGTTACCCCAAACTAAGTTTATTGATGATTATCGTGTTGTTTTCTTTAGTTGGAGTTCCACCATTATCTGGGTTTTGGCTAAAAATTTCTTTGTTTTTAAGTAGCTACAACACTGGAAATTATTGGTATTTGGGAGCATTAATTTTAGGAAGCCTTATCACCCTTTTGGTTGTAGCAAAAATTTGGGCTGAAGCCTTTTGGAAAAATCAACCCGAGTTTAAAGCCAGTAAACGATTTATCTTTTTTGATAAATTGTATCCTATACAGAAATGGCAATTTGTAATGCCTATTGTTATTTTAGCTATATTTTCTTTGTATATTGGCTTTGGTGCAGAACATATACAGGCTTTATCTGAAAGAATAGCAGAAGATTTATATAACTCACAAAATTATATCGATGCGGTTTTAAAACCTTAA
- a CDS encoding Na+/H+ antiporter subunit E yields MRSQFLSNILLMLIWVFLTGTYNTYNFSFGFVIGFLIIWLIGSSVGETKYVKILPRIIAFFFYFVYELVLANLEVAYEVMTPHLYVTPGIIKIPLDVETNLEISFLANLITLTPGTLSLDVSDDRKVLYVHSMYVKDKDEFIHHIKNGFERRILLITR; encoded by the coding sequence ATGAGATCACAATTTTTATCCAACATATTATTGATGCTGATTTGGGTCTTTTTGACTGGAACTTATAACACCTATAATTTTTCGTTTGGATTTGTTATTGGGTTTTTGATAATTTGGTTAATCGGCTCAAGTGTAGGCGAAACTAAATATGTCAAAATATTGCCTCGCATTATAGCATTTTTCTTTTATTTTGTTTATGAATTGGTTTTGGCTAACCTTGAAGTGGCTTACGAAGTGATGACACCACATCTTTACGTAACCCCAGGAATTATCAAAATCCCCTTAGATGTTGAAACCAATCTTGAGATTTCATTCTTGGCTAACCTTATCACACTGACACCAGGAACTTTGAGCTTAGATGTCTCTGATGACAGAAAAGTTTTATACGTACATTCTATGTATGTTAAGGATAAAGATGAATTTATACATCATATCAAAAATGGATTTGAAAGACGAATTTTATTAATAACGCGATGA
- a CDS encoding cation:proton antiporter, whose translation MSLNDFLYYIILPILSVSIVLVFIRFLKGPSIVDRIIALDLTVTIGIGIISVYSIINNQPNFLDIALILALISFLSTVAFTYYLEKRDKNE comes from the coding sequence ATGAGTTTAAACGATTTTTTATATTATATTATTTTACCAATACTATCAGTGTCCATAGTGCTGGTTTTTATTCGTTTCCTCAAAGGACCAAGTATTGTCGATAGGATTATAGCTTTAGACCTTACCGTAACAATTGGTATTGGAATCATTTCTGTTTACAGCATCATCAACAATCAACCTAATTTTTTAGACATTGCCTTAATTTTAGCTTTAATTTCCTTTTTGAGTACAGTGGCTTTTACATATTATTTAGAAAAAAGAGACAAAAATGAGTGA
- a CDS encoding cation:proton antiporter, whose amino-acid sequence MSEWLIIIFSSLGTLFALLAAIGLIRMPDTFLRISVNTKAATLGVGLLIGAADYFF is encoded by the coding sequence ATGAGTGAGTGGTTAATTATTATTTTTTCAAGTTTAGGAACACTTTTTGCCCTTCTTGCAGCAATAGGGCTCATCAGAATGCCTGATACGTTTTTAAGAATATCGGTAAACACCAAAGCGGCAACTCTTGGCGTGGGATTGCTCATTGGTGCAGCTGACTATTTTTTTTAA
- a CDS encoding DUF5686 and carboxypeptidase-like regulatory domain-containing protein codes for MKQSFITFMFVLFSAPNLQGQYQINGKVVDAETKESLAFANLTFNNSKTRGVITDIDGKFFYKSDKPIKSIEISYLGYETLKLKPDAFQDIVIALKPTLENLDEVVITNTENPALRIIRQVMTNKELNNPLKKGGFSYTSYNKSIVDVEGRQKKSDSLRQVFLNQIKKGELDPENDTLNGFEKTLIREGNFNIMLFESVTKRKFLPPDLSEETVVATRVSGFKNPYFTVLATELQPFGFYQDNINLMDLHFLNPIAKGSLKHYDYTLKDKILRDNDTIFNISFQPKPGANIDGLKGFMYINSDGYAIQNVVTEPYDKLITHLKIQQKYKHVEDKTWFPEQLNFEFTTQQGVFINSKTYIKDIKFLDSLSPKDFDEVQLKYEENAPSRNEEFWNQYRIDSLSQIDKTTYKVIDSIGERLKSDKILDVATALVDGYIPWGKFNIPYNRFFGYNRYEGFRLGAGLETNKKLFKNFILGGYTAYGFKDNEWKFGGKARYNIDKSKDMFLQFNYNNDLREIGRSTLNNQNFSSAEDLRDIIAFTMDMVEHYQLEFGRRDFKYLTWHIALRNEWIRPKYDYTFVNNSNNITNFRNSEAILNLRYAFRERLVETPQKRISLGTNYPVVNMRYTNGFDSFLNGDFNYQKIEVSLSQSFFIRNLGQTHYHIQAGYIDSNIPLGLLFTNEGSNDNDIPIVMPDTFQTMLPYEFLSDRYVNLFLTHDLGSLLFKTKTFNPGLVIHHNMSWGNIDNPQSHIWNFKTKDKIFIESGLEVTKLIKLNYFDTFYLGIGAGGFYRYGHYSFDKASDNFVFKMNITFTLN; via the coding sequence ATGAAACAATCATTTATAACATTCATGTTTGTTTTATTTTCAGCCCCCAACCTACAAGGTCAATATCAAATTAATGGAAAAGTTGTAGATGCTGAAACCAAAGAGAGTTTAGCATTTGCCAACCTTACTTTCAATAATAGCAAGACGCGTGGCGTTATTACAGATATTGATGGTAAGTTTTTTTATAAAAGTGACAAACCGATAAAAAGCATTGAAATATCCTATTTAGGTTATGAAACTTTAAAACTAAAACCTGATGCCTTTCAAGATATAGTCATTGCCTTAAAACCTACTTTAGAAAATTTAGATGAAGTGGTTATTACAAATACAGAAAACCCAGCCTTACGCATTATAAGGCAAGTTATGACCAACAAGGAACTTAATAACCCCTTAAAAAAAGGTGGCTTCAGTTATACCTCTTACAACAAGAGCATAGTTGATGTAGAAGGAAGACAAAAAAAATCAGACTCATTAAGGCAAGTCTTTTTAAACCAAATTAAAAAAGGCGAATTAGATCCCGAAAATGACACATTAAACGGATTTGAAAAAACATTGATTAGAGAAGGTAATTTTAATATTATGCTGTTTGAATCTGTAACAAAACGTAAATTTCTACCACCAGATTTAAGTGAAGAAACCGTAGTTGCTACAAGAGTTTCTGGTTTCAAAAACCCTTATTTTACTGTGTTAGCCACAGAATTGCAACCCTTTGGCTTTTACCAAGACAACATCAATCTAATGGATTTACATTTCTTAAATCCTATTGCTAAAGGAAGTTTAAAACACTATGATTATACATTAAAAGATAAAATATTGAGAGATAATGACACCATTTTTAATATTTCATTTCAACCAAAACCTGGTGCAAACATAGATGGTTTGAAAGGTTTTATGTATATCAATTCCGACGGTTATGCCATTCAAAATGTTGTTACAGAACCTTATGATAAGCTGATTACTCATTTAAAAATTCAACAAAAATATAAACATGTAGAAGATAAAACTTGGTTTCCTGAGCAACTTAACTTTGAATTTACAACCCAACAAGGTGTTTTTATTAATAGCAAAACTTATATAAAAGATATTAAATTTTTAGATAGTTTAAGCCCAAAAGACTTCGATGAAGTTCAATTAAAATATGAGGAAAATGCTCCAAGTCGAAATGAAGAATTTTGGAATCAATATAGAATTGATAGCCTAAGCCAAATTGATAAAACCACTTACAAAGTTATTGATAGCATTGGAGAACGCTTAAAATCAGATAAAATATTAGATGTTGCCACGGCTTTGGTAGATGGCTATATTCCTTGGGGAAAATTTAATATTCCCTATAATAGATTTTTTGGTTATAACCGATATGAAGGCTTTAGACTTGGTGCAGGCTTAGAAACCAATAAAAAACTCTTTAAAAACTTTATACTTGGTGGTTATACCGCCTATGGATTTAAAGATAATGAATGGAAATTTGGTGGAAAAGCACGCTATAATATTGACAAATCAAAAGATATGTTTTTGCAATTCAATTACAACAATGATTTAAGAGAAATTGGTAGGTCAACTCTTAACAATCAAAATTTCTCTAGTGCTGAAGATTTAAGAGACATTATAGCTTTTACTATGGATATGGTAGAACATTATCAACTTGAATTTGGCAGGAGAGATTTTAAATATTTAACCTGGCATATAGCTTTAAGAAATGAATGGATAAGACCAAAATACGATTATACATTTGTAAACAATTCAAACAACATCACCAACTTTAGAAATTCAGAAGCCATTCTCAATTTAAGGTATGCATTTCGTGAACGACTTGTAGAAACGCCTCAAAAACGCATAAGTCTAGGCACAAATTATCCTGTTGTCAACATGAGATACACAAATGGCTTTGATTCATTTTTAAACGGTGATTTTAATTATCAAAAAATAGAAGTAAGCCTTTCTCAAAGTTTTTTTATACGAAACTTAGGTCAAACTCACTACCACATTCAAGCAGGTTACATAGATAGCAATATTCCCTTAGGGCTTTTGTTTACAAATGAAGGGAGTAATGACAACGACATCCCAATTGTGATGCCTGATACCTTTCAAACTATGCTACCTTATGAGTTTCTTTCTGACCGTTATGTGAATTTATTTCTGACTCACGATTTAGGAAGTTTACTGTTTAAAACCAAAACATTTAACCCTGGCTTGGTTATTCATCACAATATGAGCTGGGGCAATATAGATAATCCACAATCTCATATTTGGAATTTTAAAACTAAAGATAAAATTTTTATAGAATCTGGTTTAGAAGTTACCAAATTGATAAAACTTAACTATTTTGATACTTTTTATCTCGGAATAGGTGCTGGCGGTTTTTATCGCTATGGGCATTATAGTTTTGACAAAGCAAGTGATAACTTTGTATTTAAAATGAACATAACTTTCACATTAAACTAA
- the pheS gene encoding phenylalanine--tRNA ligase subunit alpha codes for MIEELKSHLKTVENFVADNLDDVEAFRIKYLGKKGILNQYFAEFKSVPAEDKKIFGQTINQLKQATTQKVEQLKAELSKVNDEKSLYGDLTRPAEPSEIGSRHPISIVKNQIIEVFSNIGFNVSEGPEIEDDWHNFTALNLPEHHPARDMQDTFFIQQNPEDLLLRTHTSSVQVRYMENTKPPIRTISPGRVFRNEDISARSHCIFHQVEGLYIDKGVSFKDLKQTLIYFTTQLFGKSKIRFRPSYFPFTEPSAEVDIYWGLETETDYRITKGTGWLEIMGCGMVDPNVLKNCKIDPNEYTGFAFGMGIERIAMLLYQIGDIRMFYENDLRFLKQFKSTF; via the coding sequence ATGATAGAGGAGTTAAAATCTCACTTGAAAACCGTAGAGAATTTTGTAGCAGACAACCTTGATGATGTAGAAGCTTTTAGAATTAAATACTTAGGCAAAAAAGGCATTTTAAATCAATATTTTGCTGAGTTTAAATCTGTTCCTGCAGAGGATAAAAAAATATTTGGTCAGACTATCAATCAGCTCAAGCAAGCGACAACGCAAAAAGTAGAACAACTCAAGGCTGAACTCTCAAAAGTAAATGACGAAAAAAGCCTTTATGGCGATTTAACTCGACCCGCTGAACCTAGTGAAATTGGGTCTCGTCACCCTATCTCTATTGTCAAAAATCAAATTATAGAAGTGTTTTCAAATATCGGTTTTAATGTGTCTGAAGGTCCAGAAATAGAAGATGATTGGCACAACTTTACAGCACTCAATTTGCCTGAACATCATCCTGCGAGAGATATGCAAGACACATTTTTTATACAACAAAACCCTGAGGATTTGTTGTTAAGAACACATACATCTAGCGTCCAAGTTCGTTATATGGAAAACACCAAACCGCCAATTCGCACTATTTCACCTGGACGTGTATTCAGAAATGAAGATATCTCGGCACGCTCTCATTGCATTTTTCATCAAGTAGAAGGTTTGTATATTGACAAAGGCGTGTCTTTTAAAGACCTTAAGCAAACTTTAATTTACTTCACTACACAACTATTTGGCAAATCAAAAATCAGGTTTCGTCCATCGTATTTTCCATTTACAGAACCCAGTGCGGAAGTCGATATTTATTGGGGTTTAGAAACCGAAACAGACTACAGAATCACAAAAGGCACAGGTTGGCTTGAGATTATGGGTTGCGGTATGGTTGACCCAAATGTGCTTAAAAATTGTAAAATAGATCCTAATGAATACACGGGTTTTGCATTCGGTATGGGCATTGAACGCATAGCAATGCTACTTTATCAAATTGGTGATATCCGTATGTTTTACGAAAATGATTTGCGATTTTTAAAACAATTTAAATCGACGTTTTAA
- a CDS encoding DUF4136 domain-containing protein codes for MKKIFVLGFLALLVSCSSTKVFMDYDKDADLKSYKTYNYFLSENTGLSELDEKRVIEAIDSLLPQKGYAKETIPDFNVNFYAEIYAINSQSSIGVGIGGGGGRVGGGVSGGIPINTSKDMIALTIEFVDALNKELFWQAVVETRVKPNQNPRERQAFFGMMVQKALEKYPPEPKTSKRKKNKI; via the coding sequence ATGAAAAAGATATTTGTTTTAGGATTTTTAGCTTTGTTGGTGTCTTGCTCATCGACCAAAGTTTTTATGGATTATGATAAAGATGCAGATTTAAAAAGCTACAAAACATATAATTATTTTTTATCTGAAAACACAGGTTTGAGCGAATTAGACGAAAAACGTGTCATAGAAGCTATAGATTCTTTGTTGCCTCAAAAAGGTTATGCTAAAGAAACCATTCCAGATTTTAATGTGAATTTTTATGCAGAAATTTACGCGATCAACAGCCAAAGTAGTATTGGCGTTGGCATAGGTGGCGGTGGCGGTAGAGTAGGCGGTGGTGTTTCAGGAGGCATTCCTATCAACACCTCCAAAGATATGATAGCCTTGACAATCGAGTTTGTAGATGCTCTAAATAAAGAATTGTTTTGGCAAGCTGTTGTTGAAACTCGGGTTAAACCCAATCAAAATCCCAGAGAAAGGCAAGCTTTTTTTGGTATGATGGTTCAAAAAGCTTTGGAAAAATATCCGCCTGAACCCAAAACATCTAAAAGGAAGAAAAATAAAATTTAA